From the genome of Streptomyces sp. NBC_01142:
GGCCGAGATCAAGCTCTCCGACGGGGACCTGCTGGTCCTGTACACCGACGGCCTGGTGGAATCCAGGGAACAGAGCCTCGACGCCGGCCTTGAGCTGCTACGCGGACGTCTCTCCCGAGCGCCGAAGTCGGCCGATCTGGACGAGCTGTGTGACGGCCTGATCAGCGAACTGCTGCCGGCGCAGCACGAGGACGACGTGGCGCTCCTGGTTGCGCGCACGCACGGACTGCCCTCAGACTGCTGTATCACCTGGGACGTCGAGAAGGATCCGCAAGTCGTCCCCCGAATACGAGAACTGACAACCCAGCAGACGGAGCGCTGGGGGCTGGTGGAAGAGGCGTTCGTCACCGAATTGGTAGTCAGCGAACTGGTGACCAATGCCATCCGCTACGGTGAGCCACCGATCACCCTGCGGCTCATCCGTGCGGACAACCTGATCTGCGAGGTCTCCGATGGCAGCAGTACCTCTCCCCACGTCAGGCGCGCCGCGCACACCGACGAGGGAGGCCGCGGCCTCTATCTGGTCACCCAGCTGACCCACAGCTGGGGCACCCGCTACCACGCACGCGGTAAGACCATCTGGGCCGAGCAGGTACTACCCAGCTGACTTGCGGATGGTGGTGCGCGGAAGGGCGCGGACCGGTAGGTGGATATCCCCAACGAATGCCACACGGAGGGTGTCCCACTGCGGGGAGTCACCAGGCGGCACGTACGGCAAAGTGACGGGTACGGGTACGGTGCGGCAGGACACGCCGTCGCCCATGACGGCGATGACCGCCATGGCGGTGAAGAGCAGTGCAATCTTGAAGATCTGCACCAGCAAACAAAAAACTGTGAGTAATTGTCAATACCTGTGGGTCGGTTGAGGTTGTTCAGGCTGCGTGAGTCTCGGGGCGTTCGACGAGGTGGCCGCGTTCGAAGCGGGCTCCGGCTCGCACGAGGGCAACGAGGTGGGGTGCATTGACCGCTCGCCAGCGGGCCTGGGCGGATTCGACGAGCTTGAAGACCATCGCGAGGGCGGCGGCCGCGCTGCCGGCGCCCTTGGTGACCTTGGTCCGCAGCCGCACCGTTGCGAAGGTCGATTCGATGGGATTGGTCGTACGCAGGTGGATCCAGTGCTCCGCGGGGAAGTCGTAGAACGCCAGCAAGTCGTCGACGTCGTCGGTGATCTTCCGAGCCGCCTTGGGCCACTTCGCGCCGTACGTCTTGTCGAATGCGGCGACGGCCTTGACGGCGTGGTCGCGGTCCTCGGCGTTGTAGATGTCCTGGAGTGCCTTGCGGGCGCCGGGCTGGGCCGACGTCGGCAGAGCGTTGAGGATATTTGCCGTTTTGTGAACCCAGCACCTTTGGTGGCGGGTTTCGGGGAACACCTCTGCGAGGGCCTTCCAGAAACCGAGCGCGCCGTCGCCGACCGCGAGGACGGGCGCGCGCATGCCGCGCCGGGCGGCGTCCCGGAGCAGGTCGGCCCAGGACTCGGCGGACTCGCGGTAGCCGTCGGCCATCGCGATCAGCTCCTTGGTGCCGTCCGCGCGCACGCCCATCACGACCAGGACGCAGGACTTGGCCTCCGACAGGCGGATGCGCAGGTGGATGCCGTCGGCCCAGACGTAGACGTAGTCGGATCCGGTCAGGTCGCGCTCGCCGAAGGCTTTGTGGTCGGCCTGCCACTGCTGGGTGAGCCGGGTGACCGTGGCGGGTGAGAGCCCGGCCGAGCTGCCGAGGAACTGCTCGAGTGCGGGCACAATGTCGCCCGAGGACAGGCCGTGCAGGTAGAGCAGTGGTAGCACCTCGCTGATCTTCGGGGACTTCCGGGCCCAGGGCGGCAGGATCGCCGAGGAGAACCGCCTGCGCTCACCGGTCGCCTCGTCGATGCGCTTGTCGTTCACGCGCGGGGCCTTGACCTCGACCGCTCCGGCGGCGGTGGTGGCCTTCCGCGGCTGGTGATAGCCGTTGCGCACGACCAGACGACGACCGCTCTCGTCCCGTTCACCAGCCAGCTCGGCTATGTAGCTGTTGACTTCGGCTTCCAGTGCGGCGGCCAGCATCCGCCGGGCGCCCTCGCGGACGATCTCGTCGATCAGGGAGCCGTTTGGCGTGGAACCGTCAGGGTTGACTACGGTGAGCACGGGCGTGCCTTCCCGACCGGCGCTGCGAACGCCGGCCTACTCGGTGACCTTCAATCGATCACTCGGGAAGGTACGCCCTTCGTGTGCCACCCGAGCCCCGATCCACAGGTCTTGAGCATTGCTCCGGATGCCCCCTGCTGGCGCCCTACGACCTGTCCGGCGTCATGGTCACCGCGGATGCTCTGCACTGCCAGCGTGATCACGCCCGGTTCCTCGTCGACGAGAAGAAGGCGCACTACGCCTTCACCGCCAGAAGAACCTGCACCGCCAACTCGCCTCCCTGCCCTGGGAGAAGGCGAGCGCGAAGTTCTACGACCGCACCGACGCACACGGCCGCCTGGAGACCCGCGTCGTGCAGGCCCTGACCATCAGCGAACTCGGCGTCGACTTCCCCCACGCGGTCCAGGTCGCGAAGATCGTCCGGCACCGCACCCAGCGCAAGACCAGCAAACGAAGCCGCGAGACCGTCTACGTCATCACCGACCTGACCAGCCACCAAGCATCCCCCGAACGCCTCGCGAAGATCGTCCGCTCGCAGTGGATCACCGAGAACCGGCTCCACTTCGTACGCGACACCACCTTCGCCGAGGATGCCTCCAAGGTCCGCACCGGACACGGCCCCGACAACGTGGCCACCCTCCGCAGCTTCGCAATCAACACGCTCCGAGCAGCCGACCACGCGAACATCGCGGCCGGACTCCGCGAGATGCCCTACGACAGCTTCCGCCACCCCCTGGACCTTCTCGACCTCGCCTGACCTGCACTCACCCAAGATCGAAAGACTTTGCAACAGCCCTGCATTCCGGGGCCGCCGACTCAAGCGATGGAAGCGACGGCACAACACCACCCACGCCAAGATCCGGTGCATCGACGAGCAGGCCATGGCCATCCTGAAAGGCTGGCGCCTTACTACCCAAGCTCCGCTGCAGCACCAACCGGATCACCGACATCGTGAAGGCCGTCCTCGTCCTTCACCACGCCTCAGCATGAGGTTGGAAAAGGCTCATTGAGATTCAACGAGCACGAAAGCAAGAAGCTACACGTTGATTCTCTGAGAGCCCTAAATGCGCAATTTACTTCCGCGTGATGGAAGTCGCATTGATCGGTCTTGGTTCCTGATGTGAGAATTCGGCTCTCCTATCCACTCGCTCTCCCGGAGTACGGATAGTCCGTTCGGTGAGGGGGTGGAGTCTCGCCCCGATGCCGACCGTCACAAAGGAGTGGCCATGTCCGCTGGTTCTACCTCGCTGCTGTTCGTTCACGGTTACTGGCACGGTTCCTGGTGCTGGAACGAGGTCATCGCCCAGGTGGCGGGTGCCGGCCGCCTCGCTCTCGCGGTAGACATGGCAGGGCATGGGTTGCGCGCCCGTCGGCCGGAGTGCCTCACCAGACGCCCGTACGACTCCGAGGCGCTGGCCACCGAAGTCTCGCCGGTGGCGGACGTGGACCTCGACCAGGCGGGTGACCTGCTGATTTCGCAGATCAGGCAGCTCGGCCGCGGTGGCCCGGTCACGGTGGTGGCCCACAGTATGGGCGGCACTGTGCTGACGCGGGCGGTGCAGCAGGCACCCGAGCTGGTGGCTCACGCGGTGTACCTGACCGCGTTCATGCCGGCCTCGGGTGTCCCGGCGATCGCCTACGCTCAGATGCCGGAGAACGCGGGCGAGCTCGTCGCGCCGTCCGTTCGGGCCGATCCCGCCGCGATCGGAGCAGTGCGACTCGATCTTGCTTCGGACGACGTCGGCTACCGTCAGCAGCTTCGGGACGCCTTTTTCGGTGACGTCGCCCCGGCCGTCGCCGACGCCGCCATTGGGTTGCTGACGCCCGATGCCCCGGTCGGCATCGCGCTCGGCGCCACCACGCTGACCCACGACGGTTGGGGCTCCACTCCTCGCACCTACGTCACTTGTGCACGGGACATGACAGTCCGCCCGGCCCTCCAGCAGAAGTTCATCGCCGACGCCGATGCTGCCTTCCCGGACAATCCGACCTCCGTCATAGCGCTGGACTCCTCTCACTCGCCGTTCTTGTCGATGCCCGGCCAGGTAGCCGACCTCGTCGCAAAGCTGGACTGAGGTGACTCCCGTGGTGTGGACACTCTGAAGCCTGCCCCGGCGGGCTCGCCGACCTGCTCGGTCAGGATCTGGCCGGGGCCGAGACCCTGGCGGTGGACGGCAAGAGTGCCCGCGGCTCACGCCACGCCGAGATCCCGGCCGCCCATCTGCTGGCCGCGATCACCGGAGCGGGCCTGACCGTCACCCAGCTGCGCGTGCCGGACAAGACGAACGAGATCACCTGCTCCGGATGCCCCCTGCTGGCGCCCTACGACCTGTCCGGCGTCATGGTCACCGCGGATGCTCTGCACTGCCAGCGTGATCACGCCCGGTTCCTCGTCGACGAGAAGAAGGCGCACTACGCCTTCACCGCCAGAAGAACCTGCACCGCCAACTCGCCTCCCTGCCCTGGGAGAAGGCGAGCGCGAAGTTCTACGACCGCACCGACGCACACGGCCGCCTGGAGACCCGCGTCGTGCAGGCCCTGACCATCAGCGAACTCGGCGTCGACTTCCCCCACGCGGTCCAGGTCGCGAAGATCGTCCGGCACCGCACCCAGCGCAAGACCAGCAAACGAAGCCGCGAGACCGTCTACGTCATCACCGACCTGACCAGCCACCAAGCATCCCCCGAACGCCTCGCGAAGATCGTCCGCTCGCAGTGGATCACCGAGAACCGGCTCCACTTCGTACGCGACACCACCTTCGCCGAGGATGCCTCCAAGGTCCGCACCGGACACGGCCCCGACAACGTGGCCACCCTCCGCAGCTTCGCAATCAACACGCTCCGAGCAGCCGACCACGCGAACATCGCGGCCGGACTCCGCGAGATGCCCTACGACAGCTTCCGCCACCCCCTGGACCTTCTCGACCTCGCCTGACCTGCACTCACCCAAGATCGAAAGACTTTGCAACAGCCCTGGCCTGCGGTTGAGGAGTTCAACCTGCGGCTTTTCCCCGCACCAGATCACGCTCATCGCGCGGTGCCTGACCGAAGCAGCGTGCCTGCGCACGGCTCGCCGTCTCGCAGAAGACCCGGGCGCGGTGGTGGTGCTCGGCGCGAGCGAGGCCCTGCACGGCGCCGCCGCCCTCCTCGGCGGACTGCCGCACCTGCGGTTCGTCCACGAGGCGGTCACCACCGAAGCGCGCCGGTACAGCTGCTCGGCCGGCTCGCCTGGCACGGGGAGAAGCGGGTGCTCGCACTGCGCGGTGACCGGGCGGGGCCGGAGGAAGGCTCTGACGGCGGGTCGATACAGGTGATGGCGCCAGGGGCGGACGCCCCTCGAGACGGCCTCCTCGACGCGGCGCTCCAAGAGGGACAGCGCCCACTTGTTGATCACCGGGCCGATGACGGTGCGCGGATCGTGCGGGTCGTCGACTGGCAGTGCTGACGCCTTCTCGGTGAACAGGCGGGTGAACTCCTCCGCGATCGGCCGCTCGACGTAGATGTAGATGCGGCGGGCGCACATGCTGCCCCTGGTGGACGAGAGCGCCGTAGATAGCCTCGTCGACCGCGTGGGGCAGGTCCGTGTCGGCCAGGACGAGGAGCGGGTTGAGGCCGCTGAGCTGCAGGACGATGCGCTTGAGGTGGCGGCGGCCGTCTCGGCGAGGCGGCGGCCGGTGGGCGTCGAGGCCGGTGAAGTTGACGCGCCGGACCGTCGGGTGGGAGATCAGCGCGTCGGCGATGGCGCGTCGCCGGGGGCGTGGGTGAACACGTTGAGCACGCCTGCGGGAAGTCCGGCTTCGGCGAAGATTTCTGCCCGCAGCGTGCCGCCGGTGAGGGGGGATTCCTCGGAGG
Proteins encoded in this window:
- a CDS encoding IS256 family transposase; translated protein: MLTVVNPDGSTPNGSLIDEIVREGARRMLAAALEAEVNSYIAELAGERDESGRRLVVRNGYHQPRKATTAAGAVEVKAPRVNDKRIDEATGERRRFSSAILPPWARKSPKISEVLPLLYLHGLSSGDIVPALEQFLGSSAGLSPATVTRLTQQWQADHKAFGERDLTGSDYVYVWADGIHLRIRLSEAKSCVLVVMGVRADGTKELIAMADGYRESAESWADLLRDAARRGMRAPVLAVGDGALGFWKALAEVFPETRHQRCWVHKTANILNALPTSAQPGARKALQDIYNAEDRDHAVKAVAAFDKTYGAKWPKAARKITDDVDDLLAFYDFPAEHWIHLRTTNPIESTFATVRLRTKVTKGAGSAAAALAMVFKLVESAQARWRAVNAPHLVALVRAGARFERGHLVERPETHAA
- a CDS encoding alpha/beta fold hydrolase codes for the protein MSAGSTSLLFVHGYWHGSWCWNEVIAQVAGAGRLALAVDMAGHGLRARRPECLTRRPYDSEALATEVSPVADVDLDQAGDLLISQIRQLGRGGPVTVVAHSMGGTVLTRAVQQAPELVAHAVYLTAFMPASGVPAIAYAQMPENAGELVAPSVRADPAAIGAVRLDLASDDVGYRQQLRDAFFGDVAPAVADAAIGLLTPDAPVGIALGATTLTHDGWGSTPRTYVTCARDMTVRPALQQKFIADADAAFPDNPTSVIALDSSHSPFLSMPGQVADLVAKLD